One genomic region from Thermoflexus sp. encodes:
- a CDS encoding response regulator transcription factor, producing the protein MAERILIVDDEEPLRRFIGRNLAARGYEVLTAQDGWEALRLFEQSAPDLIILDILMPGLNGLEVLKRIRQVSLVPILVLTALDQEADKITALDLGADDYLTKPFGVGELLARVRAALRRVRWSEGAGGTGMLRIGDLELDSDQRRAWHRGEILRLTGKEFDLLYLLARHAGRNLSHRFLLQRVWGPEYQDEVEYLRVYIGRLRRKLEETEDHRHLFTEPGFGYRLEA; encoded by the coding sequence ATGGCCGAGCGGATTCTGATCGTGGATGATGAGGAACCCCTGCGGCGGTTTATCGGGCGCAACCTGGCCGCGCGGGGATATGAAGTGCTGACCGCACAGGATGGCTGGGAGGCCCTGCGGCTGTTCGAGCAGAGCGCCCCCGATCTCATCATCCTGGATATCCTGATGCCGGGTCTCAACGGCCTGGAAGTATTGAAGCGAATCCGCCAGGTCTCCCTGGTCCCCATCCTCGTGCTCACCGCCCTGGACCAGGAGGCCGACAAAATCACCGCTCTGGATCTGGGGGCGGATGATTACCTGACCAAACCCTTCGGGGTGGGGGAACTGCTGGCCCGGGTGCGGGCCGCGTTGCGCCGGGTGCGGTGGAGCGAGGGGGCCGGAGGGACCGGGATGTTGCGGATCGGCGATCTGGAACTGGACTCCGATCAGCGGCGGGCATGGCATCGGGGGGAAATCCTTCGCCTGACCGGGAAAGAATTCGACCTGCTCTACCTTCTCGCCCGCCACGCCGGCCGGAATCTCTCCCACCGGTTCCTCCTGCAACGCGTCTGGGGGCCCGAATATCAGGACGAGGTGGAATACCTCCGGGTCTACATCGGGCGTCTGCGGCGCAAACTGGAGGAGACCGAGGATCATCGCCATCTGTTCACCGAACCCGGATTTGGTTATCGCCTGGAGGCGTAA
- a CDS encoding amino acid ABC transporter substrate-binding protein, protein MRWMKWGGILVVLAMLAACAAPAPPAPTATPAGPAQPAAQPSPTPAASPTPAVKKIILGFTASQTGKLTKESKEQVQGLQLWLDDLQRAGGIRLPDGTVIQVELKFYDDESTKERVQQLYVKLINEDKADFLISPYSSGLADAAAVIAEQYGKIMITIGAASDSTYEKGYRHIFQIYTPASRYLTGAIDFLKKMDPNARRIAIVYENEKFSTDVVNAAKPYAESQGFEVVLFEGYETGTTDFGPFINKITAARPDAIIGGGHFQDGSTLAKQLFEKKVPVKMIALLVAPAVPEFAQLGDAAVGVIGPSQWEPGAKYSPDSAKAAGLPWYGPTVDQFVSAYKAKYGYEPGYHAAGGYAAGLVLQKAIEDAGSIETEKVKAALEKMDLMTFYGRIKFDTGKAHGKQIGHEMVYLQWQKDASGNLIRPIVWPEAAQAAKPIYPLSR, encoded by the coding sequence ATGCGCTGGATGAAATGGGGCGGGATCCTGGTCGTTCTGGCGATGCTGGCGGCGTGCGCCGCGCCTGCGCCGCCAGCCCCCACGGCGACGCCGGCCGGGCCGGCTCAACCGGCCGCCCAGCCCAGCCCGACACCGGCGGCCTCTCCCACCCCCGCCGTGAAGAAAATCATCCTGGGCTTCACGGCCTCTCAGACCGGCAAGCTGACCAAGGAATCCAAAGAACAGGTCCAGGGGCTGCAGCTGTGGCTGGACGATCTCCAGCGGGCGGGGGGCATCCGGCTGCCGGACGGCACGGTGATCCAGGTGGAGCTCAAGTTCTATGACGATGAGAGCACCAAGGAGCGAGTGCAGCAACTCTATGTCAAGCTGATCAACGAGGACAAGGCCGATTTCCTGATCAGTCCTTACAGCAGCGGCCTCGCCGACGCCGCGGCGGTCATCGCCGAGCAATACGGGAAGATCATGATCACCATCGGCGCGGCCTCCGACAGCACCTATGAGAAAGGCTATCGGCATATCTTCCAGATCTACACGCCGGCCAGCCGCTACCTGACGGGCGCCATCGATTTCCTCAAGAAGATGGACCCGAACGCCAGGCGGATCGCCATCGTTTATGAGAACGAGAAGTTCTCCACCGATGTGGTGAACGCGGCCAAGCCGTATGCGGAGAGCCAGGGGTTCGAGGTCGTGCTCTTCGAGGGCTATGAGACCGGCACCACGGATTTCGGGCCCTTCATCAATAAGATCACGGCCGCCAGGCCCGATGCCATTATCGGCGGCGGGCACTTCCAGGATGGCTCCACGCTGGCCAAGCAGCTGTTCGAGAAGAAGGTGCCGGTGAAGATGATCGCCCTGCTGGTCGCCCCCGCGGTGCCGGAGTTCGCCCAGCTGGGCGACGCCGCGGTGGGCGTGATCGGCCCCAGCCAGTGGGAGCCCGGCGCGAAATACTCGCCGGATTCAGCGAAGGCGGCGGGGCTGCCCTGGTATGGCCCGACGGTAGATCAGTTCGTCAGCGCCTACAAGGCCAAATACGGCTATGAGCCCGGCTATCACGCCGCCGGGGGCTATGCCGCCGGCCTGGTCCTGCAGAAGGCCATCGAGGATGCCGGATCCATCGAGACCGAGAAGGTGAAGGCGGCTCTGGAGAAGATGGACCTGATGACCTTCTACGGCCGCATCAAATTCGACACGGGGAAGGCCCACGGCAAGCAGATCGGCCATGAGATGGTCTATCTCCAGTGGCAGAAGGACGCCTCGGGCAACCTGATCCGTCCGATCGTCTGGCCGGAGGCCGCGCAGGCGGCGAAGCCGATCTATCCCCTGAGCCGCTGA
- a CDS encoding ABC transporter ATP-binding protein translates to MSLLEVRGVSKRFGGLQALNRVSLHVSEGEILGLIGPNGAGKTTLFNVISGVYRPEEGRVIFRGQDVTGRPPYAIARLGIARAHQIVRPLNELTVLENVMVGACFGRENRSLREAREIALAVLEQVGLAGKRDVEAARLNVAEKKRLELARALAARPYLILLDEVLAGLNPTEVATMLEVIRAIRASGITVLMIEHLMHAIMNVSDRIVVLDYGEVIAEGAPSEIVHHPRVIEAYLGDPRLAQSLLEAHGG, encoded by the coding sequence ATGAGCCTGCTCGAGGTGCGGGGGGTTTCCAAGCGCTTTGGAGGCCTGCAGGCCTTGAACCGGGTTTCCCTCCATGTGTCCGAGGGGGAGATCCTGGGGCTGATCGGCCCGAACGGGGCAGGCAAGACCACCCTGTTCAATGTGATCAGCGGGGTCTATCGCCCGGAGGAAGGGCGGGTGATCTTTCGGGGCCAGGACGTCACCGGGCGGCCGCCGTATGCCATCGCCCGGCTGGGGATCGCCCGCGCCCATCAGATCGTGCGCCCCCTGAATGAGCTGACGGTGCTGGAGAACGTGATGGTAGGGGCCTGTTTCGGGCGAGAGAACCGATCCCTCCGCGAAGCCCGGGAGATCGCCCTGGCCGTCCTGGAGCAGGTCGGGCTGGCCGGGAAGCGGGACGTGGAAGCCGCCCGGTTGAACGTGGCGGAGAAAAAACGATTGGAGCTGGCCCGCGCCCTGGCCGCGCGCCCTTACCTGATCCTGCTGGACGAAGTCCTGGCGGGCTTGAACCCCACCGAAGTGGCGACGATGCTGGAGGTGATCCGCGCCATCCGGGCCAGCGGGATCACGGTCCTGATGATCGAGCATCTGATGCATGCGATCATGAACGTCTCCGACCGTATCGTGGTGCTGGACTACGGGGAGGTCATCGCGGAAGGCGCCCCTTCGGAGATCGTCCACCACCCCCGGGTGATCGAGGCGTATCTGGGGGATCCCCGGCTCGCTCAGAGCCTGCTGGAGGCCCATGGAGGTTGA
- a CDS encoding elongation factor P: MPVASELRPGMTIQLEGTLFRVIDAVYHSGTAQQKGVVHARLRNLRTGVVTDRRFRPEERVEEVSLERRMMEYLYNDGEMFYFMDPETYDQIPIPAAMIGDLEIFLQPNQRIPVEFHEGQPVAVAFPETVDLRVVHTSQPLRERESHVYKPAILENGLEVLVPQFIAEGDIVRINVYTRAYVDRVGKRSS; the protein is encoded by the coding sequence ATGCCGGTGGCCAGCGAGCTTCGCCCTGGGATGACGATTCAGCTGGAGGGAACGCTATTCCGGGTGATCGATGCGGTGTATCACTCCGGAACCGCCCAGCAGAAGGGGGTTGTGCACGCCAGGCTGCGCAACCTGCGCACCGGGGTCGTAACGGATCGACGCTTCCGGCCAGAGGAGCGTGTGGAGGAGGTCTCCCTGGAGCGCCGGATGATGGAATATCTTTACAATGATGGCGAGATGTTCTATTTCATGGACCCCGAAACCTACGATCAGATCCCCATCCCGGCCGCGATGATCGGGGATCTGGAGATCTTCCTCCAGCCCAACCAGCGGATCCCGGTGGAATTCCACGAAGGGCAACCCGTTGCGGTGGCCTTCCCGGAAACGGTGGATCTCCGCGTGGTCCACACTTCCCAACCCCTGCGCGAGCGCGAGAGCCACGTTTACAAGCCGGCCATCCTGGAGAACGGGCTCGAAGTGCTGGTCCCCCAGTTCATCGCCGAGGGGGACATCGTGCGGATCAATGTCTACACCCGGGCGTATGTGGATCGGGTGGGGAAGCGGAGCAGTTAA
- a CDS encoding ATP-binding protein, with the protein MGKLTGSRDLRTTLLLAYGLLIGWMLAMGFSFNLWSTDRLLQDVESSNRALAHAIGLETEAWLQDAMQAVETLAHMEAVRRHDLQALPAIFMPAFAARPDALMVFLLDRHGVMRYHYPEGPGSTVGWDFSFWNYFQAAAQADGPVLSKGWLSPKTGKPVVTIAMPLKDEGGHFNGLVAINLSLERLSDVLRTVAGEHLDLRLYDATGQLIAASGPLIPLDPTFRLAPEEAIPPRLSSDPQGRTWLVTSLFLPRTGWRILVRRPADEALATLYMFQRAMLLLLLLVLVSGLGFWHLLTHQALHPLGAIARFSRELGERPASASASAILRLTDRRDQIGHLARSLLWMQGAIQQRLNELRTLLETGRTVLGSLETEEVIATILEQVQRLLQVRTCALFTLDERTGYYRVRAVQGLSPDYARGLSFHPDDPRSPTMQAIRTGRPAQIADVEVEGYPELRERARREGFRALLAVPLMARHAPPAALVIYRPDPHQFTEDEISLAWNFANLAAFALEHAVLYARSDMLLQQQTRRLETLIEHLHDGLIMESRDGEILYMNRRAAWWCGLEEPCPPGCASRVAYESLLQRFSPSGDIPCVLEKATEGVIEGLWRAGNTTRDLRIQSIRIQGAGDEPLGRILVFQDITSERELDRAKSALLSAVSHELRTPLAAIKGYTTTLLAEDVDWDPAARREFLQVILEETERLTRLVNNLLDLSRLEAGALVLQRQPYPLDAILARVKRDLRGESHPISIQLPPDLPPVDVDPARIEVVFRNLLDNAIRYTPPGTPIVVSATVADGMVIVRVHDEGPGIPPEHRERIFDRFYRIPGHIRTSGAGLGLAICKGFVEAHGGRIWLAEDGPGATFLFTLPIWEDKDGRADSDRG; encoded by the coding sequence ATGGGGAAGCTCACCGGTTCCCGGGATCTGAGGACCACATTGCTCCTCGCTTACGGCCTGCTCATCGGGTGGATGCTGGCCATGGGCTTCTCCTTTAATTTGTGGAGCACAGATCGGCTGCTTCAGGATGTGGAATCCTCGAACCGGGCCCTGGCCCATGCGATCGGGCTGGAAACCGAAGCCTGGCTCCAGGATGCGATGCAGGCGGTGGAGACCCTGGCTCATATGGAAGCGGTGCGCCGGCATGACCTGCAGGCCCTCCCCGCCATTTTTATGCCGGCTTTCGCTGCCCGCCCGGATGCCCTGATGGTCTTCCTCCTGGATCGCCATGGGGTGATGCGCTATCACTATCCGGAGGGTCCCGGCAGCACCGTGGGCTGGGATTTCAGCTTCTGGAACTATTTCCAGGCCGCCGCTCAGGCGGATGGCCCGGTGCTCTCCAAGGGATGGCTTTCCCCCAAGACCGGGAAACCCGTGGTGACCATCGCCATGCCGTTAAAGGATGAAGGGGGACATTTTAATGGGCTGGTGGCCATCAATCTCTCGCTGGAACGCTTGAGCGACGTGTTGAGGACGGTGGCCGGGGAGCATCTGGATCTCCGCCTGTATGACGCCACCGGCCAGCTCATTGCCGCCTCCGGTCCGCTCATCCCCCTCGATCCCACCTTCCGCCTGGCCCCGGAGGAAGCGATCCCGCCGCGCCTGTCTTCGGATCCGCAGGGGCGGACCTGGCTGGTGACCTCGCTGTTCCTCCCGCGGACGGGATGGCGCATCCTGGTGCGTCGCCCAGCCGATGAGGCGCTGGCCACCCTCTATATGTTCCAGCGGGCGATGCTCCTGCTGCTATTGCTGGTGCTGGTCAGCGGCTTGGGTTTCTGGCATCTCCTCACCCATCAGGCCCTGCACCCCCTGGGGGCGATCGCCCGCTTCAGCCGGGAGCTCGGCGAGCGGCCCGCATCCGCCAGCGCCTCCGCCATCCTCCGCCTGACCGACCGGAGGGATCAGATCGGACACCTCGCCCGCTCGCTGCTCTGGATGCAAGGGGCGATCCAGCAGCGCCTGAATGAGCTCCGCACCCTTCTGGAGACCGGCCGCACGGTCCTGGGATCCCTGGAGACCGAAGAGGTCATCGCCACGATCCTGGAGCAGGTGCAGCGGCTCCTCCAGGTTCGCACATGCGCCCTTTTCACCCTGGATGAGCGGACCGGCTACTACCGTGTGCGCGCGGTGCAGGGGTTGAGCCCGGATTACGCGCGAGGGCTCTCCTTCCATCCCGATGATCCCCGCTCTCCCACCATGCAGGCCATTCGCACCGGCCGTCCGGCCCAGATCGCTGACGTCGAGGTCGAGGGCTATCCGGAATTGCGGGAGCGGGCGCGGCGGGAAGGCTTCCGCGCCCTCCTCGCGGTGCCTTTGATGGCCCGCCACGCCCCCCCGGCCGCGCTGGTGATTTACCGACCGGATCCGCACCAATTCACGGAGGATGAGATATCGCTGGCCTGGAACTTCGCCAACCTGGCGGCTTTTGCTCTGGAGCACGCCGTCCTGTATGCCCGCAGCGATATGCTCCTCCAGCAACAAACCCGTCGCCTGGAGACATTGATCGAGCACCTCCACGATGGATTGATCATGGAAAGCCGGGATGGCGAGATCCTCTATATGAACCGGCGGGCCGCCTGGTGGTGCGGGCTGGAGGAGCCCTGCCCGCCGGGGTGCGCCTCCCGTGTCGCCTATGAGTCCCTGCTCCAGCGCTTCTCCCCTTCAGGAGATATCCCCTGCGTGCTGGAGAAAGCCACCGAGGGCGTCATCGAGGGGCTGTGGCGGGCGGGGAATACCACCCGCGATCTGCGGATCCAGAGCATCCGGATCCAGGGGGCGGGGGACGAACCCCTCGGACGCATCCTGGTGTTCCAGGACATCACCTCGGAGCGAGAGCTGGACCGCGCCAAATCGGCGCTGCTCTCCGCGGTTTCCCATGAGCTCCGCACCCCGCTGGCAGCCATCAAGGGTTATACCACGACCCTGCTGGCGGAAGATGTCGATTGGGATCCCGCCGCGCGCCGGGAGTTCCTCCAGGTCATCCTGGAGGAAACCGAGCGCCTGACCCGGCTGGTGAACAACCTGCTGGATCTCTCCCGGCTGGAGGCCGGGGCTCTGGTGCTCCAGCGACAGCCATACCCCCTGGATGCCATCCTCGCCCGGGTGAAGCGGGATCTGCGTGGGGAAAGCCACCCCATCTCCATCCAGCTTCCTCCCGATCTGCCCCCCGTGGACGTGGATCCAGCGCGGATCGAGGTGGTGTTCCGCAACCTCCTGGATAACGCGATCCGCTATACCCCGCCCGGAACCCCCATCGTCGTCTCCGCCACAGTGGCCGATGGCATGGTGATCGTTCGGGTTCACGATGAAGGACCGGGGATCCCACCTGAACATCGGGAGCGGATCTTCGATCGCTTCTATCGGATCCCGGGCCATATCCGCACCTCCGGAGCTGGCCTGGGGCTGGCCATCTGCAAAGGGTTTGTGGAAGCTCACGGAGGTCGGATCTGGCTGGCCGAGGACGGCCCGGGCGCCACTTTCCTCTTTACCCTCCCGATATGGGAGGATAAGGATGGCCGAGCGGATTCTGATCGTGGATGA
- a CDS encoding ABC transporter ATP-binding protein: MAMLEVHHLSSGYGEVQILWDLSFRLEAGRLTTLIGANGSGKTTALRAVMGLIRPWRGAVFLEGQDITMLPPYRKAAMGLILVPEGRQLFADMTVMENLEMGAVTGRARPRFRQNLERVFDLFPRLKERRNQKAGTLSGGEQQMLAIARALMAEPRILFLDEPSLGLSPLLVLSLFAIIRRLKAEGLTMLLVEQNVHLALAISDYAYVLSGGRIELEGPAQEVAREDRVRKAYLGL, from the coding sequence ATGGCCATGCTCGAAGTCCATCACCTGTCCTCGGGCTATGGGGAAGTGCAGATCCTGTGGGACCTTTCGTTCCGGCTGGAGGCGGGGCGGCTCACCACCCTCATCGGAGCGAACGGCTCGGGCAAAACCACCGCCCTGCGCGCCGTGATGGGGCTGATCCGGCCATGGCGTGGGGCCGTTTTCCTGGAAGGCCAGGACATCACCATGCTCCCTCCCTATCGCAAAGCGGCCATGGGATTGATCCTGGTCCCGGAGGGACGGCAGCTGTTCGCGGATATGACGGTGATGGAGAACCTGGAGATGGGGGCCGTGACCGGGCGGGCGCGCCCCCGATTTCGCCAGAACCTGGAGCGCGTTTTCGATCTGTTTCCCCGATTGAAGGAACGCCGGAATCAGAAAGCGGGCACCCTGAGCGGGGGCGAGCAGCAGATGCTCGCCATCGCCCGGGCGTTGATGGCGGAGCCCCGGATCCTTTTCCTCGACGAGCCGTCGCTGGGCCTCTCGCCGCTTCTGGTGCTGAGCCTCTTTGCGATCATCCGCCGCCTGAAGGCCGAGGGGCTGACGATGCTGCTGGTGGAACAGAACGTGCATCTGGCGCTGGCCATCAGCGACTACGCCTATGTGCTCAGCGGCGGTCGGATCGAGCTGGAGGGCCCGGCCCAGGAGGTGGCCCGGGAGGATCGGGTGCGCAAGGCTTACCTGGGGCTGTGA
- a CDS encoding metal-sensing transcriptional repressor, with protein sequence MLRLSQDAEQRLIRRLRRIQGQARGVERMIQEGRDCEEVLEQLAALRAAAHHALLFATRAYLQACADQDPVRSARAVGTLLETLGRLS encoded by the coding sequence ATGCTTCGCCTTTCTCAGGATGCAGAACAGCGTTTGATCCGCCGTCTCCGACGGATCCAGGGGCAGGCCCGGGGGGTGGAGCGGATGATCCAGGAGGGGCGGGATTGCGAGGAGGTGCTGGAGCAGCTGGCCGCCCTGCGGGCGGCCGCCCATCATGCCCTCCTGTTCGCGACGCGGGCTTACCTCCAGGCATGCGCGGACCAGGATCCTGTCCGATCCGCGCGTGCCGTGGGAACCCTTCTGGAAACCCTGGGTCGGCTTTCCTGA
- the cax gene encoding calcium/proton exchanger, whose protein sequence is MRCRGTAVHLLIAVPLAVLAAVGNAGPIPVLILSALALIPLAALIGEATEELAARTGPVVGGLLNATLGNAAELIIALAGIRAGLLDLVKASITGSILGNLLLVMGLSLLVGGWRHGLQRFSRQRAGVLTTMTILAFIALGIPSLFSHTIAVHHPEAVETMSLGVAGLMLALYGLSVLYTLRAREPLAAHPPSHTRWTLPQALGVLAVATIGVVGMSELLVHALEPTLHILGLTELFVGIILIPLVGNVAEHLVAVQMAAENQMDLSLEIAVGSSLQIALLVAPALVFASLALGRPMDLVFHPLELVAMMMAGAIAAFIALDGETNWLEGAQLLAVYGMLGIAFFFV, encoded by the coding sequence GTGCGGTGCCGAGGCACCGCAGTCCATCTGCTGATCGCGGTTCCGCTGGCCGTGCTGGCCGCCGTGGGGAACGCCGGGCCCATCCCCGTGCTGATCCTCAGCGCCCTGGCCCTGATCCCGCTGGCGGCCCTGATCGGGGAAGCCACGGAGGAGCTGGCGGCGCGAACGGGCCCGGTGGTGGGCGGCCTGCTGAACGCCACCCTGGGGAACGCCGCCGAACTGATCATCGCCCTGGCCGGCATCCGCGCCGGACTGCTGGATCTGGTGAAGGCCTCCATCACCGGATCCATCCTGGGGAACCTGCTCCTGGTGATGGGGCTCAGCCTGCTCGTCGGAGGATGGCGCCATGGGCTCCAGCGGTTCTCCCGCCAGCGAGCCGGGGTGCTGACCACCATGACCATCCTCGCCTTCATCGCCCTGGGGATCCCTTCCCTCTTCAGCCATACGATCGCGGTGCACCATCCCGAGGCCGTGGAAACCATGAGCCTGGGCGTGGCCGGGCTGATGCTGGCCCTCTATGGCCTGAGCGTGCTTTACACGCTTCGCGCCCGGGAGCCGCTGGCCGCCCATCCCCCCTCCCACACCCGCTGGACCCTCCCCCAGGCCCTTGGGGTCCTGGCGGTGGCCACGATCGGCGTGGTGGGGATGAGCGAGCTGCTGGTTCACGCGCTGGAGCCCACCCTTCACATCCTGGGCCTCACGGAGCTCTTCGTGGGGATCATCCTGATCCCCCTGGTGGGCAACGTCGCGGAGCACCTGGTGGCGGTCCAGATGGCCGCGGAAAACCAGATGGACCTCTCGCTGGAGATCGCCGTGGGCTCGAGCCTGCAGATCGCCCTGCTGGTCGCCCCCGCCCTGGTCTTCGCCAGCCTGGCCCTGGGACGGCCGATGGATCTGGTCTTCCATCCGCTGGAACTGGTGGCCATGATGATGGCGGGGGCGATCGCGGCCTTCATCGCGCTGGATGGGGAAACGAACTGGCTGGAGGGCGCGCAGCTCCTGGCCGTTTACGGGATGTTGGGGATCGCCTTCTTCTTTGTGTAG
- a CDS encoding branched-chain amino acid ABC transporter permease yields MGIGRSISGWVTLVGLLGAGLWPILTGSAMGREDMFLILMLVTLASSLNILLGYTGYVNFGHIVFFGLGGYIGFYLMHRQGWSLWTAMIAGGLATAALALALGAIILRLRGAYFALATIGIHEAVRAFVANFEPFGGATGMSLNFAVYQAYGGAAQALWIAYGALLTVTLLTVGVSFAVKHSKFGLGLMAIREDEDAALVLGVRGPWAKTMAYALSALFPGMVGVLFFFKNGNIEPGDAFRLHLSIETLVMVMLGGQGTVWGPILGAALYERLRGYLLTSPLFKSLHLTFAGVLLLLIILFVPAGVIGWLRARFPATRRVIP; encoded by the coding sequence ATGGGCATAGGGCGTTCTATCTCCGGGTGGGTGACGCTGGTCGGGCTTCTCGGAGCCGGCCTGTGGCCGATCCTAACGGGATCCGCCATGGGGCGGGAGGATATGTTCCTCATCCTGATGCTGGTCACCCTGGCCTCCAGCCTGAACATCCTGCTGGGCTACACCGGCTATGTCAACTTCGGCCACATCGTCTTTTTCGGGCTGGGGGGATACATCGGCTTCTACCTGATGCACCGCCAGGGCTGGTCCCTCTGGACGGCGATGATCGCGGGAGGGCTGGCGACGGCCGCCCTGGCCCTGGCCCTGGGGGCCATCATCCTGCGGCTGCGGGGGGCTTACTTCGCCCTGGCGACGATTGGGATCCATGAAGCGGTGCGCGCCTTCGTGGCCAACTTCGAGCCCTTCGGGGGCGCTACCGGGATGTCTTTGAATTTCGCCGTATACCAGGCCTATGGAGGGGCCGCTCAGGCTTTGTGGATCGCTTATGGTGCCCTGCTCACCGTCACCCTGCTCACCGTGGGCGTCAGCTTTGCGGTCAAGCACTCCAAGTTCGGGCTGGGGCTGATGGCGATCCGGGAGGACGAGGATGCCGCCCTGGTCCTGGGTGTGCGGGGGCCGTGGGCCAAGACCATGGCCTATGCCCTTTCGGCGCTGTTCCCGGGCATGGTGGGCGTGCTGTTCTTCTTCAAGAACGGGAACATTGAGCCCGGGGATGCCTTCCGGCTGCACCTGTCCATCGAGACCCTGGTCATGGTGATGCTGGGCGGCCAGGGGACGGTGTGGGGGCCGATCCTGGGGGCGGCGCTCTATGAGCGCCTGCGGGGTTATCTGCTGACCAGCCCGTTGTTTAAGAGCCTGCATCTGACCTTCGCCGGCGTGCTCCTGCTTCTGATCATCCTCTTCGTCCCGGCGGGCGTGATCGGCTGGCTGCGGGCGCGCTTCCCGGCGACCCGGAGGGTGATCCCATGA
- a CDS encoding branched-chain amino acid ABC transporter permease has product MAMVNPGVWIASLIDGLLLGFVYGLAAMGLTLIWGVMRVINLAHGPIIALGMFGVYLLFAYAGVHPYLGLFAVALLGLLVGILIYEVAVHRVLNAPHLSTLLATFSVNMMIIGTGTALFTTTPRNIDISLGRLTFGPVVLLGTRMLAALAAVLIAAGLYLFLYRTIPGKMVRAVASHRAAAELMGIPSARVLAFSFGLGTMLAAVAGGLIATFFPFTILSGGAYELKSFVICVLGGLGNPTGALLGGLILGALEGLIPIVLPVSWVPVIEFLLFVLLLLLRPQGLLGER; this is encoded by the coding sequence ATGGCGATGGTGAACCCGGGCGTATGGATCGCCTCATTGATCGATGGCCTGTTGCTGGGGTTTGTCTACGGCCTGGCGGCGATGGGGCTTACCCTGATCTGGGGGGTGATGCGGGTGATCAATCTGGCCCACGGGCCGATCATCGCCCTGGGGATGTTCGGCGTCTATCTGCTCTTCGCCTACGCCGGGGTGCATCCCTACCTGGGGTTGTTCGCCGTCGCCCTCCTCGGGCTGCTGGTCGGGATCCTGATCTACGAGGTCGCGGTCCATCGGGTGCTGAACGCCCCGCATCTCTCGACCCTCCTGGCGACCTTCTCGGTCAACATGATGATCATCGGGACGGGCACGGCCCTTTTCACCACTACCCCCCGCAACATCGACATCTCGCTGGGCCGCCTGACCTTTGGACCGGTTGTTCTCCTGGGGACCCGTATGCTGGCGGCGCTGGCCGCCGTCCTGATCGCCGCGGGGCTTTACCTCTTCCTGTATCGGACCATCCCGGGGAAGATGGTGCGGGCGGTGGCCAGCCACCGCGCGGCGGCGGAGTTGATGGGGATCCCCTCCGCGCGGGTGCTGGCCTTCAGTTTCGGCCTGGGGACCATGCTGGCAGCGGTCGCCGGGGGGCTCATCGCCACCTTTTTCCCGTTCACCATCCTCTCGGGGGGGGCCTACGAGCTGAAGAGCTTTGTGATCTGCGTGCTGGGCGGGCTGGGGAACCCCACGGGAGCGCTGCTCGGGGGCCTGATCCTCGGGGCGCTGGAAGGGCTGATCCCCATTGTGCTGCCGGTGAGCTGGGTGCCGGTGATCGAGTTCCTGCTGTTCGTCCTGCTCCTTTTGCTGCGCCCGCAGGGGTTGCTGGGGGAGCGCTGA
- a CDS encoding OsmC family protein yields the protein MATEIRLNLLDVQGMKMEALTPSGHSVIMDAAPDVGGTNQGPRPMELLLVALAGCTAMDVLSILRKKRQPLEGFAMEVRGERAPEHPKVYTDIDVLYIVKGNVDPQAVVRAVELSVTKYCSVSAMLRKTARIRYRYRIEPVAPGAEPIEGEYRIEEVPASA from the coding sequence ATGGCTACAGAGATCCGCCTGAATTTACTGGACGTCCAGGGCATGAAGATGGAAGCCCTCACGCCGAGCGGGCATTCGGTGATCATGGACGCAGCTCCCGATGTGGGGGGAACGAATCAGGGGCCCCGCCCGATGGAGCTGCTGCTGGTCGCCCTGGCGGGCTGCACGGCGATGGATGTGCTTTCCATCCTGCGAAAGAAGCGCCAACCCCTGGAAGGGTTCGCGATGGAGGTCCGGGGGGAGCGGGCTCCGGAGCACCCGAAGGTCTACACGGATATCGATGTGCTCTACATCGTGAAAGGGAATGTGGATCCCCAGGCAGTCGTTCGGGCGGTTGAGCTCTCGGTGACCAAGTATTGCTCCGTCAGCGCGATGCTGCGCAAGACCGCTCGCATCCGGTATCGCTATCGGATCGAGCCCGTCGCGCCCGGGGCGGAGCCGATCGAGGGAGAATACCGGATCGAGGAAGTTCCCGCCTCCGCATGA